A genomic window from Streptomyces brevispora includes:
- a CDS encoding 2-hydroxyacid dehydrogenase — protein sequence MTSTTNSTAAPDVWLPLAADEIEGLPEGLNYRFWDGAQDYPADPADCAFYVVPYMKGPKVAVRPLDGMTSVRVVQTLSAGIDHVEPGLGRLPAGVRLCNAKGVHEASTAELALALVLASLRGLPGFVRGQDDEEWRSGFYPALADKSVLIVGYGSIGSAVEDRLAPFECARVARVARSARTTARGPVHTLDDLPALLPEADIVILSTPLNPSTQGLVDAEFLAAMPDGALLVNVARGGVVDTKALLAELESGRLHAALDVTDPEPLPAGHPLWHAPNVLITPHVGGSTSAFLPRAKRLISGQLSRFAAGEPVHNVVRTTG from the coding sequence ATGACTTCCACCACGAATTCCACCGCGGCCCCCGACGTATGGCTGCCCCTCGCGGCCGATGAGATCGAAGGGCTCCCCGAGGGTCTCAACTACCGTTTCTGGGACGGCGCGCAGGACTACCCCGCCGACCCCGCGGACTGTGCCTTCTATGTCGTTCCGTACATGAAGGGCCCAAAGGTCGCGGTCCGTCCGCTCGACGGGATGACCTCGGTGCGGGTCGTGCAGACGCTCTCCGCGGGCATCGACCATGTCGAGCCGGGGCTCGGCCGGCTGCCCGCCGGGGTGCGGCTGTGCAACGCCAAGGGGGTCCACGAGGCGTCCACGGCCGAGCTGGCCCTCGCCCTGGTCCTCGCCTCCCTGCGCGGGCTCCCCGGGTTCGTGCGCGGCCAGGACGACGAGGAGTGGCGGTCCGGCTTCTACCCGGCGCTCGCCGACAAGTCCGTGCTGATCGTGGGATACGGATCGATCGGCTCCGCCGTAGAGGACCGGCTCGCGCCCTTCGAGTGCGCGCGGGTGGCGCGCGTCGCACGCTCCGCCCGGACAACCGCACGCGGGCCCGTACATACGCTCGACGACCTGCCCGCACTGTTGCCCGAAGCCGACATAGTGATCCTGTCCACCCCGCTGAACCCCTCCACGCAAGGGCTGGTGGACGCGGAATTCCTCGCGGCGATGCCGGACGGGGCGCTGCTGGTGAACGTCGCCCGCGGCGGTGTCGTCGACACGAAGGCCCTGCTGGCCGAACTCGAGTCCGGCCGGCTGCACGCCGCCCTCGACGTCACCGACCCGGAACCGCTCCCTGCCGGCCATCCCCTCTGGCATGCTCCGAACGTCCTGATCACTCCGCATGTCGGCGGCAGCACCTCGGCGTTCCTGCCTCGTGCCAAGCGTCTGATCTCCGGACAGCTCAGCCGTTTCGCCGCGGGGGAGCCGGTCCACAACGTCGTGCGCACCACCGGCTGA
- a CDS encoding aldo/keto reductase: MERRSLGAAALAVGAVGLGCMPMSWAYAASQQRGDHALRAVQAALDAGVQLIDTADMYGPFTNELLVGRALKGRRAEAFVSTKCGLLVVDQHIVANGRPGYVRRACDASLRRLQTDVIDLYQLHRADPEVPVEETWGAMAELVAAGKVRALGLCAIGARAPRRPGARMHDGTIRQLERMQQVFPVSAVQAELSVWSPQALESLLPWCAARGVGFLAAMPLGNGYLTGTLTPGQGFEPDDLRARHPRFTAEMMAANQPVVVGLRRVAERHGATPAQVALAWALRQGPQVVPVPGTKQERWAVENAGAAGLELTARDLTEIDRLPPARESWD; the protein is encoded by the coding sequence TTGGAGCGCAGGAGTCTCGGTGCGGCGGCGCTGGCCGTGGGCGCGGTCGGTCTCGGCTGCATGCCGATGAGCTGGGCGTACGCCGCCTCGCAGCAGCGTGGCGATCACGCCCTGCGCGCGGTGCAGGCGGCGCTCGACGCGGGCGTCCAATTGATCGACACGGCCGACATGTACGGCCCGTTCACCAATGAGCTGCTGGTGGGACGGGCGCTGAAGGGGCGCCGCGCGGAGGCCTTCGTCTCCACCAAGTGCGGTCTGCTGGTGGTCGATCAGCACATCGTGGCCAATGGCCGGCCCGGCTATGTGCGGCGGGCCTGCGACGCCTCGCTGCGCCGTCTGCAGACCGATGTGATCGATCTGTACCAGCTGCACCGGGCCGACCCCGAGGTGCCCGTGGAGGAGACCTGGGGCGCGATGGCGGAGCTGGTGGCCGCGGGGAAGGTACGGGCCCTCGGGCTGTGCGCGATCGGGGCGCGGGCCCCGCGGCGGCCGGGCGCGCGGATGCACGACGGAACGATCCGGCAGCTGGAACGGATGCAGCAGGTCTTTCCGGTGAGCGCGGTGCAGGCGGAGCTCTCGGTGTGGTCCCCCCAGGCGCTGGAATCGCTGCTTCCGTGGTGTGCGGCGCGGGGGGTGGGATTTTTGGCGGCGATGCCGCTGGGCAACGGCTATCTGACGGGGACGCTCACTCCGGGGCAGGGCTTCGAGCCGGACGATCTGCGGGCCAGGCATCCCCGGTTCACCGCCGAGATGATGGCGGCGAACCAGCCGGTGGTGGTGGGGCTGCGACGGGTCGCCGAACGGCACGGGGCGACGCCCGCGCAGGTGGCGCTGGCCTGGGCGCTGCGGCAGGGGCCACAGGTGGTTCCGGTGCCGGGGACCAAGCAGGAGCGGTGGGCGGTGGAGAACGCGGGGGCGGCCGGGCTGGAGCTGACGGCGCGGGACCTGACGGAGATCGACCGGTTGCCGCCGGCGCGGGAGTCGTGGGACTGA
- a CDS encoding PQQ-dependent sugar dehydrogenase has protein sequence MAALAVGALMLAAGCSSPEGVEGTVGQGTGSPAGSPTARSSPAASPSASRPMADPPPAKGSVKVVSTLTEGLDSPWGLAALPDGDLLVSSRDKGTITRVDAKSGKKTLLGAVPGVAPAGEGGLLGIAVSPAFGTDHLVYAYFTTASDNRIARMLYDEKGTTTGQLLGAPDTILRGIPKGSIHNGGRIAFGPDHMLYAGTGETGDRGLAQDKKSLAGKILRMTPDGEPLHGNPQADSVVYSYGHRDVEGLAWDNHKRLWASEFGQDTWDELNLIVPGGNYGWPEVEGKAGKAGFRDPVAQWKPSEASPSGIAFAKGSIWMAALRGERLWRIPLSGTADREPLAAPQSFLKGKYGRLRTVLAADGDKLYLVTSETDTRGTPKPGDDKILVLEVR, from the coding sequence GTGGCCGCACTGGCGGTGGGTGCCCTGATGCTCGCCGCGGGGTGCTCCTCACCGGAGGGGGTGGAGGGCACGGTGGGCCAGGGGACGGGATCACCGGCCGGGTCCCCGACGGCCCGGTCGAGCCCGGCGGCCTCGCCGTCCGCCTCGCGTCCCATGGCCGATCCGCCGCCCGCGAAGGGCTCGGTGAAGGTGGTGTCGACCCTGACCGAGGGGCTCGACTCGCCGTGGGGCCTCGCGGCCCTGCCGGACGGTGACCTGCTGGTGTCCTCGCGCGACAAGGGCACGATCACCAGGGTCGACGCGAAGAGCGGGAAGAAGACGCTGCTGGGCGCCGTGCCCGGCGTGGCTCCCGCCGGGGAGGGCGGGCTGCTGGGGATCGCGGTCTCTCCCGCCTTCGGCACGGACCACCTGGTGTACGCGTACTTCACCACGGCCTCGGACAATCGCATCGCCCGCATGCTCTACGACGAGAAGGGGACGACGACCGGTCAGTTGCTGGGCGCTCCCGACACGATTCTGCGGGGCATCCCGAAGGGCTCCATCCACAACGGCGGGCGGATCGCCTTCGGCCCGGACCACATGCTGTACGCGGGGACCGGCGAGACAGGGGATCGCGGCCTCGCGCAGGACAAGAAGTCCCTGGCCGGCAAGATCCTGCGGATGACGCCGGACGGCGAGCCGCTGCACGGCAATCCGCAGGCCGACTCCGTGGTGTATTCGTACGGTCACCGCGATGTGGAGGGGCTGGCCTGGGACAACCACAAGCGGCTGTGGGCGTCCGAATTCGGCCAGGACACCTGGGACGAGCTCAACCTGATCGTGCCGGGCGGAAACTATGGCTGGCCGGAGGTCGAGGGCAAGGCGGGCAAGGCGGGGTTCCGTGATCCCGTGGCACAGTGGAAGCCGTCCGAGGCGTCCCCGAGCGGCATCGCTTTCGCCAAGGGTTCCATCTGGATGGCCGCTCTGCGCGGTGAGCGGCTCTGGCGGATTCCGCTGTCCGGTACGGCGGACAGGGAACCTCTGGCGGCCCCGCAGTCGTTCCTGAAGGGGAAGTACGGCCGTTTGCGCACCGTGCTCGCGGCCGACGGCGACAAGCTCTATCTCGTCACGAGCGAGACGGACACCCGTGGCACCCCGAAGCCGGGAGACGACAAGATCCTGGTGCTTGAGGTGCGGTAG
- a CDS encoding MMPL family transporter produces the protein MAAIARWCIAHRLVTVLIWLFALGGTAAAAGFAGSAYTNDYEAPGTESGRAATLLKSGFTNLGGDTDTIVWHTDDSTVRATDVEQKMTRTLHEVERLPGVGAVSGPYNQAGSGQISADGHTAYATLTFDQQADDVPVAQAEAVVQTAKAASGEHLQVELGGSAIALTEAPAIHLSEAIGVVVAAVVLFLAFGSLAASMLPIATALVSVGTAYAGIMLLGHVMTVADFAPMLGMLVGLGVGIDYALFIVTRHRRGLRRGMSVPEAAEHAVATTGRAVVFAGATVCIALLGMLILRLSFLNGVAVAASLTVVLTVAAAVTLLPALLSVIGMRALSGRERRQLAERGPQPDLPTGFAARWSAFVERHPKLLGGIAVLVMVVLAIPTFSLHLGTSDQGNNAKSSTTRQAYDLLASGFGPGVNGPLTIAAQLDGADDRLALDALPATLRATDGVAWAYPATYNSSGDTAFVTVVPDSAPQSQETSALVDRLRTDVLPKAADNTSLETHVGGVTASYDDFAQVVIGKLPLFIGVVIGLGCMLLLMAFRSVGIPLKAALMNVAAVASSFGVIVAIFQWGWGSELLGLGSAGPIEPFLPVIMVSVLFGLSMDYQVFLVGRMYEEWLETGDNRRAVRVGLAETSRVINSAAVIMISVFLAFVLSGDRVIAMFGIALAAAVALDAFVLRTLLVPALMHLLGGANWWLPGWLDRRLPRLSIEPPGCRAPDAKIPGAGVSQDDAVPAAQRVH, from the coding sequence TTGGCTGCCATCGCCCGCTGGTGCATCGCTCACCGCCTTGTCACCGTCCTCATCTGGCTGTTCGCCCTCGGCGGCACAGCCGCTGCCGCCGGGTTCGCGGGCAGTGCCTACACCAACGACTACGAGGCGCCCGGCACCGAATCCGGCCGTGCCGCCACGCTGCTGAAGAGCGGCTTCACGAACCTCGGCGGGGACACCGACACCATCGTCTGGCACACCGACGACTCCACCGTGCGGGCGACCGACGTCGAACAGAAGATGACCAGGACCCTGCACGAGGTCGAGCGGCTGCCGGGTGTCGGCGCCGTCAGCGGGCCCTACAACCAGGCGGGCTCCGGCCAGATCAGCGCGGACGGGCACACGGCCTACGCCACGCTCACCTTCGACCAGCAGGCCGACGACGTACCGGTGGCGCAGGCCGAGGCGGTCGTCCAGACCGCGAAGGCCGCATCCGGCGAACACCTCCAGGTCGAACTGGGCGGCTCGGCCATAGCCCTCACCGAGGCGCCCGCCATCCACCTCAGCGAGGCCATCGGGGTCGTCGTCGCGGCCGTCGTGCTCTTCCTCGCCTTCGGCTCGCTCGCCGCCAGCATGCTGCCCATCGCCACCGCTCTCGTCTCGGTCGGAACGGCGTACGCGGGCATCATGCTGCTCGGGCACGTGATGACCGTCGCCGACTTCGCCCCGATGCTCGGCATGCTCGTCGGACTCGGGGTCGGCATCGACTACGCCCTCTTCATCGTCACCCGGCACCGCAGAGGGCTGCGGCGCGGCATGAGCGTTCCCGAGGCGGCGGAGCACGCGGTCGCAACGACCGGACGGGCCGTCGTCTTCGCCGGGGCCACCGTCTGCATCGCGCTGCTGGGCATGCTGATCCTGCGGCTGAGCTTCCTCAACGGTGTCGCCGTCGCCGCCTCGCTCACCGTCGTGCTGACCGTGGCGGCCGCCGTGACCCTGCTGCCGGCCCTGCTGTCCGTCATCGGCATGCGGGCGCTGAGCGGGCGCGAGCGCAGACAACTCGCCGAGCGCGGCCCGCAGCCGGACCTGCCCACCGGTTTCGCCGCCCGCTGGTCCGCCTTCGTCGAGCGGCACCCCAAGCTGCTCGGAGGGATCGCGGTGCTGGTGATGGTGGTCCTCGCGATCCCCACCTTCTCGCTCCACCTGGGCACGTCCGACCAGGGGAACAACGCGAAGTCCTCGACCACCCGGCAGGCGTACGACCTGCTGGCGAGCGGGTTCGGCCCCGGCGTCAACGGACCGCTGACCATCGCCGCCCAGCTCGACGGTGCCGACGACCGCCTGGCGCTGGACGCGCTGCCCGCGACGCTGCGCGCCACCGACGGGGTGGCATGGGCCTACCCGGCCACGTACAACTCCAGCGGCGACACCGCGTTCGTCACCGTCGTACCGGACTCGGCGCCGCAGTCCCAGGAGACCAGCGCGCTCGTCGACCGGCTGCGTACGGACGTACTGCCGAAGGCGGCCGACAACACCTCGCTCGAGACCCATGTGGGCGGTGTGACGGCCAGCTACGACGACTTCGCCCAGGTCGTCATCGGTAAACTTCCGCTCTTCATCGGTGTCGTCATAGGGCTCGGCTGCATGCTCCTGCTGATGGCCTTCCGGTCGGTCGGCATCCCGCTGAAGGCGGCGCTGATGAACGTGGCGGCGGTCGCCTCCTCGTTCGGCGTGATCGTCGCGATCTTCCAGTGGGGGTGGGGGAGCGAGCTGCTGGGACTGGGCAGTGCGGGCCCCATCGAACCCTTCCTGCCGGTCATCATGGTGTCCGTGCTCTTCGGCCTCTCCATGGACTACCAGGTGTTCCTGGTCGGCCGGATGTACGAGGAGTGGCTGGAGACCGGCGACAACCGGCGGGCGGTCCGGGTGGGCCTCGCCGAGACCAGCCGGGTGATCAACTCGGCTGCGGTGATCATGATTTCGGTCTTCCTCGCCTTCGTGCTCAGTGGCGACCGGGTCATCGCGATGTTCGGAATCGCACTCGCCGCGGCCGTCGCGCTGGACGCCTTCGTCCTGCGTACGCTGCTGGTTCCCGCCCTGATGCATCTGCTGGGCGGGGCGAACTGGTGGCTGCCGGGCTGGCTGGACCGCAGGCTGCCGCGTCTCAGCATCGAGCCGCCCGGCTGCCGGGCGCCGGACGCGAAGATCCCGGGGGCGGGCGTGAGCCAGGACGACGCCGTACCGGCCGCGCAACGCGTCCACTGA
- a CDS encoding helix-turn-helix transcriptional regulator, which translates to MPVQLPGSAMSDPCAMLGVVETRSVSPVFVGRAGELTSLTDALARATAEGTGPARGSGGEPQALLIGGEAGVGKTRLVEEFLAVAARREAVVAVGGCVEIGADGLPYAPFSTALRALRRVLPDEMAAACAGQEGELARLLPELGEPGRDSADEHGTARLFELTVRLLERISAERAVVLVLEDLHWADASTRHLLAYLFRTLRSGRLVVVGTYRADDIHRRHPLRPLLAELDRVRTVRRIELARFNRAEVRRQLAGILAGTPEPALVDEIFERSDGNAFFVEELACSLECGDGAGVPDSLRDLLLVRVEALSDDAQKVARIVAEGGSAVEYELLAAVAGLTEDDLIEALRGAVGANLLLTTPEGNGYRFRHSLVREAVSDDLLPGERSRLNRRYAEALETDPTLVRDGERATRLASYWYGAHDAAKALPAVLKASVEARHRNAYSEQLRLLERAMELWDDAPEAIRGTLRPIDYAEVYPACGRDSATPLSYLDLMAEATVAARFGGDRERALAICKKALRILESGDDALRAAWFWVQRSRLIQDLARGDGWAELATAEELVRGLPPSAVHADVLMSVAGWGALHRPGADTLAAADRAVEYARLVGDEYIELHARLTRGWLTADAGDVDEGIAEMYAVRDRADELCLIGIMGRASINLPSTLEAMGRSLEAVAAADHGIEICHSHGIADTEAWVRTNQAMSLFSLGHWDEALATIEAAARKALSRKPQGLIAARRTEVALARGDFSEAERQLALNKRSFGSRDPQPQHFINAVRHTITLAVQQGRLPEARTAFEAQAEVGFPTGTQRYAMPLLHVVAAAEADARGLPATEPGRPANLALIRTHLKRLPMVVPVWVAYGLLIDAELARAEGLDTPGHWSRAAQAFTPLHRPYELAQIRHRWAEALLVASGDRPTATVLLREAYGTARQLGARPLAETIELLAGRARIALTAPDEPHTPGSGPEILVAVTVPDGDGATGERTGRDHSEEQLRAVVAAAVESFGLTRREQDVHRLVAEGHTNRRIAEELYISPKTVSVHVSNILAKLGVAGRGEAAALAHRLRLYRTPTGS; encoded by the coding sequence ATGCCTGTCCAGCTTCCCGGCTCCGCGATGTCGGACCCGTGTGCGATGCTCGGCGTCGTGGAGACCAGGTCAGTCAGTCCCGTGTTCGTCGGCCGCGCAGGCGAACTCACCTCGCTCACCGATGCGCTCGCCCGTGCCACCGCGGAAGGCACCGGCCCGGCCCGCGGCTCCGGCGGAGAGCCGCAGGCGCTGCTCATCGGTGGCGAGGCGGGCGTGGGCAAGACCCGGCTGGTCGAGGAGTTCCTCGCGGTGGCGGCCCGCCGCGAGGCCGTCGTCGCCGTGGGTGGCTGCGTGGAGATCGGCGCCGACGGTCTGCCGTACGCCCCCTTCTCCACGGCCCTGCGCGCCCTGCGCCGCGTCCTGCCCGACGAGATGGCCGCGGCCTGCGCGGGGCAGGAGGGCGAACTGGCCCGGCTGCTTCCCGAACTCGGCGAGCCCGGCCGGGACTCGGCCGACGAGCACGGCACCGCCCGGCTCTTCGAGCTCACCGTCAGGCTGCTGGAGCGCATCTCCGCGGAGCGCGCGGTCGTGCTCGTCCTGGAGGACCTGCACTGGGCCGACGCCTCCACCCGGCACCTCCTCGCCTACCTGTTCCGTACGCTGCGCAGCGGCCGCCTCGTCGTGGTCGGCACCTACCGGGCCGACGACATCCACCGCCGGCACCCCCTGCGCCCGCTCCTGGCCGAACTGGACCGGGTCCGGACCGTCCGCCGCATCGAGCTCGCCCGCTTCAACCGGGCCGAGGTCCGCCGGCAGCTCGCCGGCATCCTCGCGGGAACCCCCGAACCGGCCCTGGTGGACGAGATATTCGAGCGCTCCGACGGCAACGCCTTCTTCGTCGAGGAGCTCGCCTGCAGCCTGGAGTGCGGCGACGGGGCCGGAGTCCCCGACTCGCTGCGCGATCTCCTCCTGGTCCGGGTCGAGGCGCTCTCCGACGACGCCCAGAAAGTCGCCCGGATCGTGGCCGAGGGCGGCTCCGCCGTCGAGTACGAACTGCTGGCCGCCGTCGCCGGCCTCACCGAGGACGACCTCATCGAAGCCCTGCGGGGAGCGGTCGGCGCCAACCTGCTGCTCACCACCCCGGAGGGCAACGGCTACCGCTTCCGGCACTCCCTGGTCCGCGAGGCCGTCAGCGACGACCTGCTGCCGGGCGAACGCTCCCGGCTCAACCGCCGTTACGCCGAGGCCCTGGAGACCGACCCCACCCTCGTCCGCGACGGGGAACGCGCCACCCGCCTGGCCAGCTACTGGTACGGCGCGCACGACGCCGCCAAGGCCCTGCCCGCCGTGCTGAAGGCTTCCGTCGAAGCGCGCCACCGCAACGCCTACTCCGAGCAACTCAGGCTTCTGGAACGGGCGATGGAGCTGTGGGACGATGCTCCCGAAGCGATACGCGGCACCCTGCGCCCCATCGACTACGCCGAGGTCTACCCGGCCTGTGGCCGCGACAGCGCCACCCCCCTGAGCTATCTCGACCTGATGGCCGAGGCCACCGTCGCCGCCCGTTTCGGCGGGGACCGCGAACGGGCCCTCGCCATCTGCAAGAAGGCCCTGCGCATCCTGGAGAGCGGGGACGACGCCCTGCGCGCCGCCTGGTTCTGGGTCCAGCGCTCCCGACTGATCCAGGACCTCGCCCGGGGGGACGGCTGGGCGGAACTGGCCACCGCCGAGGAACTGGTCCGTGGACTGCCCCCCTCGGCCGTGCACGCGGACGTCCTGATGAGCGTGGCCGGCTGGGGCGCCCTGCACCGCCCCGGCGCCGACACCCTCGCCGCCGCCGACCGGGCCGTGGAGTACGCCCGGCTGGTCGGCGACGAGTACATCGAGCTGCACGCACGCCTCACCCGCGGCTGGCTGACCGCCGACGCCGGAGACGTCGACGAGGGCATCGCCGAGATGTATGCCGTCCGCGACCGGGCCGACGAGCTGTGCCTCATCGGCATCATGGGCCGCGCCAGCATCAACCTTCCCTCCACCCTCGAAGCCATGGGCCGTTCCCTGGAAGCCGTGGCCGCCGCCGACCACGGGATCGAGATCTGCCACAGCCACGGCATCGCCGACACGGAGGCCTGGGTCCGCACCAACCAGGCTATGTCCCTGTTCTCGCTCGGTCACTGGGACGAGGCCCTGGCCACCATCGAGGCCGCCGCCCGCAAGGCGCTGTCCCGCAAACCCCAGGGGCTGATCGCCGCCCGCCGCACCGAAGTGGCCCTGGCACGCGGAGACTTCTCCGAGGCCGAACGGCAACTCGCGCTCAACAAGCGGAGCTTCGGCTCCCGCGACCCACAACCCCAGCACTTCATCAACGCCGTGCGCCACACCATCACCCTCGCCGTGCAGCAGGGCCGCCTTCCCGAGGCCCGGACGGCCTTCGAGGCCCAGGCGGAGGTGGGCTTCCCGACCGGCACCCAGCGCTACGCCATGCCCCTGCTGCACGTCGTCGCGGCGGCCGAGGCCGATGCCCGCGGCCTGCCCGCCACCGAACCGGGCCGGCCGGCGAACCTCGCCCTGATCCGCACACACCTCAAGCGGCTGCCGATGGTCGTCCCCGTATGGGTGGCCTACGGTCTGCTCATCGATGCCGAACTGGCCCGCGCCGAAGGCCTCGACACCCCCGGGCACTGGTCCCGCGCCGCACAGGCCTTCACCCCGCTGCACCGTCCGTACGAACTGGCCCAGATCCGCCACCGCTGGGCCGAGGCCCTGCTCGTGGCCTCCGGCGACCGGCCCACGGCCACCGTCCTGCTGCGCGAGGCATACGGCACCGCCCGGCAGCTCGGCGCCCGCCCGCTGGCCGAGACCATCGAGCTGCTGGCAGGACGCGCCCGCATCGCTCTGACGGCCCCCGACGAGCCGCACACCCCCGGCTCCGGCCCCGAGATCCTGGTGGCTGTCACGGTCCCGGACGGCGACGGCGCCACCGGCGAGCGGACCGGCCGGGACCACTCCGAGGAGCAGCTGCGGGCCGTGGTCGCCGCCGCTGTGGAGTCCTTCGGGCTGACCCGGCGCGAACAGGACGTGCACCGGCTCGTCGCCGAGGGCCACACCAACCGCAGGATCGCCGAGGAGCTCTACATCTCGCCCAAGACCGTGAGCGTGCACGTCTCCAACATCCTGGCCAAGCTCGGTGTGGCCGGCCGGGGCGAGGCCGCCGCGCTCGCGCACCGGCTGCGTCTCTACCGCACGCCGACGGGTTCCTGA
- a CDS encoding DUF6191 domain-containing protein, translated as MFNFFEELFAPGRKHAAEEQRRLELSRVDLGIGDPARGPIDLTSGRVVVRRPDAGDGEPEHTGPGEPGPGDPESGGAAGERGERL; from the coding sequence GTGTTCAACTTCTTCGAGGAACTCTTCGCACCGGGCCGCAAGCACGCTGCCGAGGAACAGCGGCGGCTGGAGCTGAGCCGGGTGGATCTCGGCATCGGCGACCCGGCGCGCGGCCCGATAGACCTCACCTCGGGCAGGGTGGTGGTCCGCCGACCGGACGCCGGGGACGGAGAACCCGAGCACACGGGCCCCGGTGAACCAGGGCCCGGGGACCCCGAGTCCGGCGGGGCCGCCGGCGAGCGCGGCGAGAGGCTCTGA